TGAGCTCCTTTGTTTCTGGCAGGTTGGAACACCAAACATGCATGATCATCGTTTTCTTGAAGAAGCTCTAGCTCGATACAAAGGTTTTTTGTATTTGATCAAGCTGAATCAGGAGAAAGGAATGAACCTCTTTCGTGTGCCAACCTACGACGTGGATCTAATGTGGCACACCCACCAACTGAATTCTGTTACCTACTACAGTGACATGCTGAATCTTCTTGGGAGAGTTCTGGAGCATGATGACACAGATGATGACCGAGCTGAAGGAAAGAAGCTCGACACTGGATTTTCAGGGACCACTGAGCAGTTCGAGAATAACTTTGGTCTGAGATACTGGAAGATTGGCGCTATGTACCGTGGAAGCCTGCCATCTCCTGTGACATCCGTTCCTCAGATATTTAATAGTGAGGATGATAGTGTCTTTGGTGTCAATAAAGCAGAGAAGCATCTTACTATTCTTGAAACAACAGTTGTGGAGGTATGATGCTCTTTGTACATCTTATTGTTGTCCATGAATGAAGAAATAGTTACACAAGTACAATAATTTCGGTTTTAAAGATGTTTCTTATCTAATAAATAACCCAAAACATGGTACGTTGTACTATTAATATTATTATTATTGATTTGGAAGCACGCCTGATATTTGATATTGAGCACTTCTAATGCCAACAGACATTTACTGAATTTATGAACTCAAAATATTTTCATTCTTTGCAGTTATATTTACAGATTGTGGACATCAAGAATTTACCATCTGCAATTCCAGAGAAAAGTGTGTACGTGTGGTTCACCAAGACTCAACCAGATGTATTTATCAGTGATGGCGGCAGGTTAGATATTTCAACGAAAACAGGGAAGAGTATCGGAGCTGGTTTCCAATGTGAACCGACTGGTGAACTCATTCTTACAGCAATGGTTGATCAGGCCTATTTTGGGGCCTCGTCATCGAAGAAATCAGAACCATTGGGGAAGGTTTCGATCTCTCTTCAAGAGCTTACACAGCCTGATTCCAAGCTTTCCTTTGAGAGGTGGTTTGAACTGAAAAGTCGTGGTGCATATGCTGGTTCCCCTCCTGTCAGTCTTcgggttgctgcatcttgtactGTCCCAAGGCAGGCTCCACAGGTTCTTAGCATGGTCAATGTGAAGCCTTTCTCTCTGAAGGCCTGTCTATTGCCACATTCCATCAAGGATCAAAATATGAGCTCCTGGACTCGCTTCGTGTATGACTGTGGTACTGAACTCATTCGTCTTCAGATAAGGTATTTTTTTTACTGTGGTATCAATCATACATATCAGTGAAGAACTGTACATTGAGTCTAGAAACGCATTTGTATGCTGATTTGTAAGTCCTGCATGATAGTAAGTCCTGCATGATACTTACTGGCAGTTTTCTCTAGAAACAAATTAAATGTTACTATATGATACATTGATTGCTAATAGCATATGGTGTAATTGCATCTTCATTTCAAACTACAAAATGATATTTTCTGCAGGAATTGATATTCAACTTACATAGAAGTATTTGTACATTACCTTCAAAACAGATCCAAATTTATTCCAGTGGACACTGGAAAGTTTTATTTGCCTATGTTTAAGAAATAAATATCAATTTCTTCTGGTCTAATGAGAATTTCCTCCTCTTTACTTCAGGGAGCACAAGGCCAAGAGTGGCATGGCTCTCATTCGAGAATTGGTTGGAGTAACAAAGTCATCAAAGCAACCATTTCAGCTTGCAGAATTCACGAAAAACAAATGGTCTTTTAACGACTCCAACTTATCCATCACTCATGATCTGAAACCAAGCAAGGATGGTTGCATACACGAGCTCAAATATGGCAACAAACTGGTAAGGACAACCGCAGTCTACAGTTCAATTCATACATGCAGTCTTTTCGCTCAAAAGATAGTGATTGCATCAAGTTATATATGTAAATAAAAAACGTTTATATGCATTAAACATACTCACAGTTCTGGTACTTCTTTGAACAAAGCAGATCAAACTATACAGGGGAAGGAGACTAGCATATGAACTCAAATGCTGCAGTCAGCATGCTGAAGATACTACAGCAGTTACTGCTGTGAAGTTCTCAGCTGAACACCCCTATGGCAAAGCAGTCGCACTACTTGACACTGAATCAGAATTTATCACGGTACAATGCTCAGTCTGATTTCatatcttatattatgggacagggGGAGCAGTAAAAATAAATTTCCTTGCATCTCAGATATACTCATTGTGTTCTTACTTTAATTTAGGTGGATGAGGATTGGTTTCTGCTTCCCTGGGTTGCAATATCATTCTTGTTCCTGAATACCATTGGCAAAGATGGTGTGAAGCTCATCGAAGGTGCCATGGTACATAAGGGTGAAACCATTGAGCCTGATACTACAGTGGCTTCTGAAATGGTGAAAGGTGGAGCAGCAGGCGCCACTGCTGGTCTGGCGCAATGTGGCCCTTGTGGCACGGCTGGTGGCGGTGACATGGTCATGGCAAGTGACAAGGCTGGCCATGCTAGCTGTGCCGGCTCAGTCACTTCAAGCGGCAAGGTGGCTGATTCTAAGTGCGGTGGTTGTGGATCAGACTGTGGTGGTGGAAGCGGTGTCTCTGTGGTCACCATGAGCTACAAGAAAGGTCATGCGAGCTGTGGCGCCGTTGCAGGCGGCGAAAATGGCCATATTGAGTCTGCTGGGTGTGGATCGGGATGCGGCAGTTCCTGCGGTGGCAGCATGGTTATTGAAAGCTCCCAGGAGGGGAACACCAAGTCAGGTGGCTGCGGTTCAGGTTGTGGTGGTGGAGGCTGTGGCGGTATGGTCATGGAAAGCGCCAAGACTGGCTTCGTTAAGTCAGGCGGTTGCGGTTCAGGCTGTGGTGGTGGTTGTGGTCCGGGCTGTGGCGGTGGTTGCGGCAGCATGGTAATGGAAAGCTCCAAGACTGGATTCGCCAAGTCAGGCGGCTGCGGTTCTGGCTGTGGCGGTGGCTGCGGCAGCATGGTCATTTCACAGTAGTTATTGCCTTCCAGTTCCATGTCGTTTGACCTACTCATAGAGCTGGGGCCTGTGCTTGTAAATAATATCGAGGTTGGGTGTTGATTGGTTCAGCTGGTGGCGTGGGAAGGTCTGGGTTGTTCAGTCCGGTAACTGGGCAGTGCCTATAATAATTCTATAAAAGAAACAATTGACACATTTGTACATGGTTTCTCTGCGGTTGTTATTATGAAGTATTACAGATTTCATGACTTGTTGATCTGTTCATGTAAACATGGTGAATTGCCTTGCTCTGTTTGCAATTTCCAACTACGCCTATCTGTCGCAAGATTTAGATATGCCTTGTTTTTCTGTTCATATTTGCCTTGTTGACTTACCCTGTTTTCTTTGCAATTTGCAAGTATGCtgatgcagatctttgtgaagacactCACCGGCATGACCATCATCCTTGAGGCCGAGTCATCTGGCACAAGGCAAATATACAGGACAAGGAGGGCATCCCGCCGGACCAGCCGAGGCTCACCTTTGCTGGAAAACAGCTCTAGGATGGGGGGATGCTTGCTGATTACAATAACCAGAAGTTGTCCATCCTCCACCTGGTGCTTAGGCTCGagggtggcatgcagatcttggTGAAGACACTCACCGGTAAGACCATCACCCTCAAGGTTGAGTCTTGCGACACGATTGACAATGTCAAAGCAAA
This sequence is a window from Aegilops tauschii subsp. strangulata cultivar AL8/78 chromosome 7, Aet v6.0, whole genome shotgun sequence. Protein-coding genes within it:
- the LOC109783028 gene encoding glycine-rich domain-containing protein 2 gives rise to the protein MDAEQESRWAAAQGIGIGEDLVPAALRHLEFLAAVDRRRWLYEGPLLHRAIHRYKACWLPLLAKHTEAIVADEPLVVPLDCEWIWHCHRLNPTQYIKDCKRLYGRILGTNNVKSSIQAKSKDQAEKVWTELYSGEPFELEYTSPSDDFVYVGDGTAGGISYDLISAVRRQSSFVYQVGTPNMHDHRFLEEALARYKGFLYLIKLNQEKGMNLFRVPTYDVDLMWHTHQLNSVTYYSDMLNLLGRVLEHDDTDDDRAEGKKLDTGFSGTTEQFENNFGLRYWKIGAMYRGSLPSPVTSVPQIFNSEDDSVFGVNKAEKHLTILETTVVELYLQIVDIKNLPSAIPEKSVYVWFTKTQPDVFISDGGRLDISTKTGKSIGAGFQCEPTGELILTAMVDQAYFGASSSKKSEPLGKVSISLQELTQPDSKLSFERWFELKSRGAYAGSPPVSLRVAASCTVPRQAPQVLSMVNVKPFSLKACLLPHSIKDQNMSSWTRFVYDCGTELIRLQIREHKAKSGMALIRELVGVTKSSKQPFQLAEFTKNKWSFNDSNLSITHDLKPSKDGCIHELKYGNKLIKLYRGRRLAYELKCCSQHAEDTTAVTAVKFSAEHPYGKAVALLDTESEFITVDEDWFLLPWVAISFLFLNTIGKDGVKLIEGAMVHKGETIEPDTTVASEMVKGGAAGATAGLAQCGPCGTAGGGDMVMASDKAGHASCAGSVTSSGKVADSKCGGCGSDCGGGSGVSVVTMSYKKGHASCGAVAGGENGHIESAGCGSGCGSSCGGSMVIESSQEGNTKSGGCGSGCGGGGCGGMVMESAKTGFVKSGGCGSGCGGGCGPGCGGGCGSMVMESSKTGFAKSGGCGSGCGGGCGSMVISQ